GTGCCGTGGCGCGCCTGCACGAGCGCCTGCCGGCACACCTGCGTCTGGAAGTCCATATCGGCATCGGCACGGGCGAGGTCGTGGTCGGCAACGTCGGGACCGAACAGGCGCGCAATTACACCGCCATCGGCGATGCGGTGAACGTCGCCCGCCGGCTCCAGGAAATGGCGCGCCCGAACCAGATCCTCCTCAGCGAACAAACCCTGCAGTACATCTATGACCGGGCAGAGGTGCGCGCGCTCGGTCCGATATCCCTGGCCGGCCGCCGGCAGGAACTGCGCGTCTTCGAACTGCTGGACCTGCGCGATGCATGACTTCCCGCAAGAGGGTAGAAACATGAGCCTTGAAGGGATAACTGGAGCGGAATCGCCCATGCAGTGGTTGGGCCGGCTGTTTCAGCGCACCCGCCAGAACCACGCGGTGGAACATGCCACCGTCCACATCCTGGCCCAGCGCTATCCTGGCCTGGAGGTGATGGGCCGGAGCACGCCGGCGGGCTTTTATATTTACGGCGCCGTGCCCACCGAGGCGCTGGTGTCCGCGGTCAACGAAGCGCTGGCGCGTCTGCGCGCCGGCCAATCCCATCTGGCGGTGCACCCGCGCTGCGGCACCAACCTGGCCGTTAGCTCCCTCGTCGGGGGCCTGGTGGTCTCATTGTTCCTGCGCCGGCGGCGCGCCCCATGGTGGGAGGAATTCCCCCAGCTCCTGCTGGCGCTCAGCACCGCCCTCTTCCTCTCCCAGCCGCTGGCCTATACCGTGCAGAAACACATCACCACGGACGCCCATATCGGGAACCTGCAGATCCGCCGCGTGGAGCGCCGCCTGCTCGGGGGGAAAATGCCGGTACATTACATCGAGCTGGGCGCGGGGGACGCATGATTTATCTAATCTTCGGCAGGGATGAGTTCTCCTGCGAGGAAGCCCTGCACAAGCTACTGCAGGAGCATGCCGCTGGCACCCCGGGGGCCGAGTGGAACCGCACCCTCCTGGAAGGCGGCCGGCTGAGCTTGTCGGAACTGCGGCACCACTGCGACTCCCTGCCCTTCCTGGGCGAACGCCGGCTGGTCATCGTGCGCGGACTGCTCACCCGCCTGTCGGGCGGCGCCGCGTCCGCCGGCGAAGAGGAGGCGCAGGAAGCCGCTCAAGAGGGGCCGGCCGTTTTCGCCCGAGCACTGCTGGAATACCTGCAGGTACTCCCCCCTACCACCGACCTGGTTCTGTATGATCCCGGGCTGGAAGGAAAGGCTGTCCGCACCCGCATCCTGGAATGGGCCAAAAAGCAGTCGGAGATGTGCAGGGTCTGGGAGTTCACCCCGAAACGGGGCAAAGAGCTGTTGGATTGGATGGCTCAGCGCGCCGGCATGCACGGCGTCAGGCTGGATGCCGGCGCACAAAGCGCGCTGGCCAATGCCGTCGGCGAAGACCTGCGCGCCCTGGACCAGGAGATCACCAAGCTGGCGCTGTATGCAGGGCCGGGCGGGACCATCACCGCCGAGCATGTGCGCCTGCTGACCCCCCACACCCGCGAGAGCAGTATCTTCGTCATTGTGGATGCCATCAGCGAGCGGCGCTGGCAAACAGCGATCGCCGAAATGCGCAAGCTGATGGAAGAGGGCGCCCATCCGCAGTACATTTTCCACATGATATACCGCCAGTTCAACCTGATCGCTCAGGCCAAGGGGCTGGAGGGGGAGCGCCTTTCGCCGGCGGCCCTGGCGAAAAAGCTGGGCGTCCACCAGTTCACCGCCGAGAAAGTGCAGAAGCAGGCCCTGCGCTACCGCAAAGAGGAACTGCAGTCCATCTATGACCGCCTGCTGGAAGCGGACCAGGCGGTGAAAACGGGCCAGATGGAAGCGGCGGTCGCGCTGGAATGGCTCGTCGTGCGGCTGACCAAAGCCCCGCAGAAGATATAAAAGGCCGGAGCGGGCGTTCGGCCCGCTCCGGAAGAATGGGGGGCAGTTATTGGGGATTTTCCTCCAGACCGATCCAGAAGTGATGGGGAAGGATGTTCCCCATAGGAACGACCCGCACGGCAAACCCATTCACCTGGACGAGTCCAGCGGGTGTGCCGGCCAGGGTGTCCGGGTGCACGTAACAGCAGTTGGGCGGCTGGCCGAATTTCTGCCGGTAGCGCACAGCAGCCAGCCGAACCTTTTCCTGTAAAGGCGCATCCGGGCGATTATCGAACCACAGCAAACCGACCCGCATAGCCGGACCTCCTCTGCGGGACTTCCCCCCACTGCGAACGAGGCTCAAACGCCGGCGCGCTGACCACCTGCCAGAGGTTATGCAGGAGATCATGCCGCAGGACGAACAGGCCGGCGGAGCACAACAAGCGGTAATAGCGGTACTGCCGCCGGCGGGGCCAGTCGCGGCATTCCTCCCAGATGCGCTGGACATGGAGCACTTGATGCACCTGCCCGCGCCACCGAAAGCGGTGAGGGAAATACCCCAGCCTCCAGTCCAACAACTGCACCTGTTGAGCATGCGGTGAAGCCATCGTGCCTCTCCCCATTAAAAATACCGCCGTTGACCGGAGATGTCCTCCGGCTCGCCCAGGATCTCGAACTGGCGGGCACTGCCTGAACCGGCCGGCGGCAGGTACGCCATGCTTGACGCGTTCGGATAATACAGGCCGGGATTGGCCACCGGCGGATTGACAATCATGATGTTGGGCACCTGCGGCATGCTGGGCGCGGACGGTTGATCCCCCACGTCATCGCGCCTGACCAGCAAGAGCATCAGCAGGCTGGTGGGAATGCTGGCGGCCACGCCGCACACCATCCCCACCACCACCGCCATCGCCTCACTGCTCATGCGCTTCGCCACCGTGATACAGAGCGCCAGGATGAACACCCCTACCAGCGCGATCACCACCTTTTTCATCTCATCCCTCCACTATTCATCGGAATTGCGTCATTGGCATCGGGGATGGCCGGCACATCCAGGATGGCGCGCCCGGCATACCGGCTTCTGAGCCACTGCACCAGGTGACGGATCGCCGGCTCCGGGATGTGCGCCGCTTGAAACCGGATGACCTGCCCCTGCAGGACCGCCAGCATGTCCCCGCGCCCCATCAGCCGTTCGGCATTGGTGCCGCCCACGCCGGCGGCCAGATAGGCATCCGCCGGGTTCACCACCCGCCCGACAATGCGCATCGGGAAATTACTGCGGAGCAGTGAGCTGATGACCTCGGCGGAGGGCTTTTGGGTGGCGGCAATGACATGCACGCCGGCACCCCTGCCCCTCTGAACGAGCCGCGTCAGGCTCTTCTCCACCTCCTCTCCCCCCTGCATCAGCAGGTCCGCCAGCTCATCCACCACCACGACGACCAGCGGTCGGTCAATCCCCAGCCGGTCGCGGCGCTCCATCTCTATCACAGTATCCGTGATCACGGCGACGGCATCGGGAATGGTGCTGGCCGGCGGATACAGCAGATGGGGAAGCCCATCAAAGACCCGCAGACCGCGCCCTTTCGGGTCCACGAGCACGATCTGACACTCGCTCTGGCGGTGAAGGTAAGCCATGCTGGCCACGACCGCGCGCAGAAGTTCCGTTTTGCCCGAGCCGGTGGTCCCGCTCACAAGGATATGCACCACATCAGGACTGCTCAGCCGCACCATGAGGGTCCTACCGCCCTTTTCGACGCCCAGGACAGCGGTGCC
This genomic window from Anaerolineae bacterium contains:
- the holA gene encoding DNA polymerase III subunit delta, giving the protein MIYLIFGRDEFSCEEALHKLLQEHAAGTPGAEWNRTLLEGGRLSLSELRHHCDSLPFLGERRLVIVRGLLTRLSGGAASAGEEEAQEAAQEGPAVFARALLEYLQVLPPTTDLVLYDPGLEGKAVRTRILEWAKKQSEMCRVWEFTPKRGKELLDWMAQRAGMHGVRLDAGAQSALANAVGEDLRALDQEITKLALYAGPGGTITAEHVRLLTPHTRESSIFVIVDAISERRWQTAIAEMRKLMEEGAHPQYIFHMIYRQFNLIAQAKGLEGERLSPAALAKKLGVHQFTAEKVQKQALRYRKEELQSIYDRLLEADQAVKTGQMEAAVALEWLVVRLTKAPQKI
- a CDS encoding DNA translocase FtsK, whose product is MAGSVQRRMLELQADRIEMVLAAHQAAGRVWGGVISPRVITFNLSPLMGTRLRKITQLSEEIAMALGVSYCRIYREEGTLKVEIPREDGRKVSLLELCRQVRPAVPGTAVLGVEKGGRTLMVRLSSPDVVHILVSGTTGSGKTELLRAVVASMAYLHRQSECQIVLVDPKGRGLRVFDGLPHLLYPPASTIPDAVAVITDTVIEMERRDRLGIDRPLVVVVVDELADLLMQGGEEVEKSLTRLVQRGRGAGVHVIAATQKPSAEVISSLLRSNFPMRIVGRVVNPADAYLAAGVGGTNAERLMGRGDMLAVLQGQVIRFQAAHIPEPAIRHLVQWLRSRYAGRAILDVPAIPDANDAIPMNSGGMR